A region of Candidatus Poribacteria bacterium DNA encodes the following proteins:
- a CDS encoding CPBP family intramembrane metalloprotease, translating to MPPFARRDCVGYTSADRTRSSRVRRLRDTTTSFLRDLRGSLSAESCVVLTAAPALLTIERYVGRPRTFRGFTGAWTSLPWYELLPYAWWYGIAATLLFVVPAVLSWAGFRRSPAETGFRIGDPRAAWLLLPAFIAMAAVVVAVSGLPSFAAKYPLCTLAREDVRVLIVYELLYGVYFLAWEYFFRGWMLNGLARDFGSAAIWIQTLPFVIAHFGKPFPEAFGSLPAGLFLGWIAWRSESFVYGWLLHWGVAALLDVSVVLRHGM from the coding sequence ATGCCGCCTTTTGCGCGCCGTGACTGCGTCGGCTACACTTCCGCCGACCGGACGAGGAGTTCCCGCGTGCGCCGACTGCGAGACACGACGACGAGCTTCCTGCGCGACTTGCGGGGCTCGCTCTCGGCGGAGTCCTGCGTCGTCCTCACCGCCGCGCCGGCTCTCCTGACCATCGAGCGCTACGTCGGCAGACCCCGAACGTTCCGAGGCTTCACAGGCGCCTGGACGTCCCTTCCATGGTACGAGCTCCTGCCGTACGCCTGGTGGTACGGCATCGCGGCGACTCTGCTGTTCGTCGTGCCAGCCGTCCTGTCCTGGGCGGGGTTCCGGCGAAGCCCAGCCGAGACGGGCTTTCGTATCGGCGATCCGCGCGCGGCATGGCTGCTCTTACCGGCGTTCATCGCCATGGCGGCGGTCGTGGTCGCCGTGAGCGGTCTACCGTCCTTCGCGGCGAAGTACCCGCTCTGCACCCTGGCGCGCGAGGACGTCCGCGTTCTCATCGTCTACGAGCTGCTCTACGGCGTCTACTTCCTCGCGTGGGAGTACTTCTTCCGCGGCTGGATGCTCAACGGCTTGGCGCGCGACTTCGGATCCGCGGCGATCTGGATTCAGACGCTGCCGTTCGTCATCGCGCACTTTGGTAAGCCCTTTCCGGAAGCGTTCGGGTCGCTTCCGGCGGGGCTGTTCCTCGGCTGGATCGCGTGGCGCTCCGAGTCTTTCGTTTACGGTTGGTTGCTCCATTGGGGCGTTGCGGCGCTGCTCGACGTGTCGGTGGTTCTGCGTCACGGCATGTAG
- the rlmB gene encoding 23S rRNA (guanosine(2251)-2'-O)-methyltransferase RlmB: MEPIFGRNTVREALRAHPERVAKLILARGSKDTAAQELVDLASAAGVPHESAERSRIDRLAHGGNHQGVVALVRGASYAELDDLIDETSAATDALVVLLDHIQDPHNLGAIIRTAEAAGARAVVVPKRGAAPVTPAVAKASAGATEYLPVVRVANIVQSIQRLQETGYWVVGATSTEAPNAIPYTGYDFRGKCALVIGSEGEGLARLVAEACDTLVHIPMYGRIESLNASVSAGILLYEAVRQRQEPNS, from the coding sequence ATGGAACCGATCTTCGGTAGGAACACGGTGCGTGAAGCCCTGCGCGCCCATCCGGAGCGCGTCGCCAAGCTGATCCTCGCGCGAGGTTCCAAGGACACCGCCGCCCAGGAGCTTGTCGATCTGGCGAGTGCCGCCGGCGTGCCCCACGAATCAGCGGAGCGCTCGCGCATCGACCGCCTCGCCCACGGCGGCAACCACCAGGGCGTCGTCGCGCTGGTGCGCGGCGCGTCCTACGCCGAGCTCGACGACCTCATCGACGAAACGTCAGCCGCAACGGACGCGCTCGTTGTCCTTCTCGACCACATCCAAGACCCGCACAATCTCGGAGCCATCATCCGTACGGCGGAGGCGGCAGGAGCCCGCGCCGTCGTCGTGCCCAAGCGCGGCGCAGCGCCCGTGACGCCTGCCGTCGCTAAGGCATCCGCCGGAGCCACGGAATACCTACCCGTCGTCCGCGTCGCGAACATCGTCCAGTCGATCCAGCGCCTACAGGAAACGGGCTACTGGGTTGTCGGGGCGACGAGCACGGAGGCTCCGAACGCGATCCCGTACACGGGCTACGACTTCCGCGGGAAGTGCGCGCTGGTCATCGGGAGCGAGGGCGAAGGGCTCGCCCGACTCGTCGCCGAAGCGTGCGACACACTCGTCCACATCCCCATGTACGGCAGGATCGAATCGCTCAACGCCTCCGTCTCGGCGGGTATTCTGCTCTACGAAGCCGTGCGCCAGCGACAGGAACCGAACTCGTGA
- a CDS encoding fucose isomerase → MLRGIPFELSPELMHILMSMGHGDEIVIADGNFPAASNARRLVRADGLSVPAVLGAVAPFFPLDAYADDHAVIMQTGGEVATPSIWAEFARILTEAEGKKVTLTPIDRFAFYERARQAFAVVATSETAIYANIILKKGVVLP, encoded by the coding sequence ATGCTTCGCGGAATACCGTTCGAGCTGTCTCCGGAACTGATGCACATCCTCATGTCGATGGGCCACGGCGATGAGATCGTCATCGCCGATGGGAACTTCCCGGCGGCGTCCAACGCCCGGCGGCTCGTGCGCGCTGACGGGCTCAGCGTTCCGGCGGTGCTGGGAGCCGTCGCGCCGTTCTTCCCGCTGGATGCCTACGCAGACGACCACGCGGTCATCATGCAGACCGGCGGCGAAGTCGCCACGCCGTCCATCTGGGCGGAGTTCGCCCGCATCCTGACTGAGGCGGAGGGCAAGAAGGTCACGCTGACCCCCATCGACCGATTCGCCTTCTATGAACGAGCTCGTCAGGCATTCGCCGTCGTCGCGACGAGCGAGACGGCGATCTACGCGAATATCATCCTCAAGAAGGGCGTCGTGCTGCCGTAG
- a CDS encoding phytanoyl-CoA dioxygenase family protein has protein sequence MAASVATSANRSSTQTEQRSAMRRSVARARVSGMCVKNVHLSPTAAGGAACAKAVESPGASAKRSASGNVPHAASAAAGRAHAAAARHTMRRVSPAAPYALRMSLVPPKPDVHPMLRRRPSGVQSGMYVQSTRREEGTMDAATWDFFERNGYVVLPDALSAEDTARFRELYDRDRNEFGYLWRMYSHHQTINCDALVSTPELDEAIRHSKVLPAIEALMGGPVCFSEICIRHMARHDGTLRRGWHRDRPHLPTHPLRMDYIQLMVYLTDVDETTHCFSISPESIDDPVLSTEKQLERGGVVDIHGPAGTCALFNIATLHTATVRNTTAERKTIQVYYGHRDGKYLSNDSIIPPAFWRNHADPEVRAFYGNLNPKTHLYMAAMHG, from the coding sequence ATGGCGGCGTCCGTGGCGACGTCGGCGAATCGGTCGTCCACCCAGACGGAGCAGCGCTCGGCGATGAGGCGGAGCGTCGCGCGGGCGCGGGTCTCCGGGATGTGCGTGAAGAACGTCCACTTGTCGCCGACGGCGGCAGGCGGCGCGGCGTGCGCGAAGGCGGTAGAGAGCCCTGGGGCGTCTGCGAAGCGTTCCGCCAGCGGGAACGTTCCGCACGCGGCATCGGCGGCGGCGGGTCGAGCCCACGCGGCGGCTGCGAGGCACACGATGAGGAGGGTGAGTCCTGCCGCCCCGTACGCTCTCCGCATGTCTCTGGTTCCTCCGAAGCCCGACGTTCACCCGATGCTACGGCGTCGCCCGTCTGGAGTCCAGTCGGGGATGTATGTACAATCCACTCGCCGGGAGGAGGGGACGATGGACGCAGCGACGTGGGATTTCTTCGAACGCAACGGGTACGTGGTTCTGCCGGACGCGCTGAGCGCCGAAGACACGGCGCGCTTCCGCGAGCTCTACGACCGCGACCGGAACGAGTTCGGTTACCTCTGGCGCATGTACTCCCACCACCAAACGATCAACTGCGACGCGCTCGTCTCGACGCCGGAGCTCGACGAAGCGATCCGCCATTCGAAGGTTCTGCCCGCCATCGAAGCCCTCATGGGCGGGCCCGTCTGTTTCTCCGAAATCTGCATCCGGCACATGGCGCGGCACGACGGAACGCTCCGGCGCGGCTGGCATCGCGACCGGCCACATCTCCCGACGCATCCGCTCCGGATGGACTACATCCAACTGATGGTCTACCTGACGGACGTGGACGAGACGACCCACTGCTTCTCCATCTCGCCGGAGAGCATCGACGACCCGGTCCTGTCGACGGAGAAGCAGCTCGAACGCGGAGGAGTCGTCGATATCCACGGGCCCGCCGGAACGTGCGCTCTGTTCAACATCGCCACGCTCCACACGGCGACGGTGCGGAACACGACGGCGGAACGCAAGACGATCCAGGTCTACTACGGGCACCGCGATGGCAAGTACCTCAGCAACGACTCGATCATCCCGCCCGCCTTCTGGCGGAATCACGCCGACCCTGAGGTACGCGCCTTCTACGGGAACCTGAACCCGAAAACGCACCTCTACATGGCGGCGATGCATGGTTAG